A genomic region of Coregonus clupeaformis isolate EN_2021a unplaced genomic scaffold, ASM2061545v1 scaf0452, whole genome shotgun sequence contains the following coding sequences:
- the LOC121585721 gene encoding peptidyl-prolyl cis-trans isomerase FKBP14-like codes for MLLLSFWSIVSCFLYVNGAKLPEPEVKFEVLHKPFICFQKSKYGDILLVHFEGFLERNGTMFHSSLNHGDKQPVWFTLGIQEVIKGWDKGLKNMCSGERRKLTIPPALAYGKEGKGKIPPESTLIFDIEIMEIRNGPRSHESFQEMDLSDTVTPG; via the exons ATGTTACTCCTATCTTTTTGGTCAATTGTTTCGTGCTTTTTGTATGTGAATGGCGCTAAACTACCCGAACCAGAGGTGAAATTTGAGGTTTTACATAAACCCTTTATCTGCTTTCAGAAGTCGAAATATGGAGACATACTTCTTGTGCACTTCGAGGGATTTCTGGAGCGCAATGGCACCATgtttcattccag CCTTAACCACGGGGATAAGCAGCCAGTGTGGTTCACCCTGGGGATCCAAGAGGTGATCAAGGGTTGGGATAAGGGGCTGAAGAACATGTgttcaggagagaggaggaagctcACTATCCCCCCAGCTCTGGCCTATGGCAAAGAGGGAAAAG GCAAAATCCCCCCTGAGAGTACGTTGATCTTTGACATTGAGATCATGGAGATTCGGAACGGTCCCAGGTCCCATGAGTCATTCCAGGAGATGGATCTCAGCGATACTGTTACACCAGGCTAA